A part of Acidimicrobiales bacterium genomic DNA contains:
- a CDS encoding antibiotic biosynthesis monooxygenase, with the protein MAVELARFEIGPAAETEMLAAHLDAVRSIRGACPGLIEARLFRGEEPGTWIDVWFWASLDAARAAAETAMTLPAASRFFSFIAAAPTMIHGTLVAEDLGA; encoded by the coding sequence ATGGCCGTCGAGCTGGCGAGATTCGAGATCGGCCCGGCAGCAGAAACGGAGATGCTGGCTGCTCACCTCGATGCGGTGCGTTCGATTCGTGGTGCCTGCCCTGGCTTGATCGAAGCCCGACTGTTCCGGGGCGAGGAGCCGGGCACGTGGATCGACGTCTGGTTCTGGGCGAGTCTGGACGCGGCGAGAGCGGCCGCCGAGACGGCGATGACGCTGCCGGCGGCGAGCAGGTTCTTCTCGTTCATCGCCGCGGCGCCGACGATGATCCATGGCACCCTCGTCGCCGAGGATCTCGGTGCCTGA
- a CDS encoding RNA polymerase sigma factor gives MPEPDPLAALAHQAVSGDAAALDALCRELQDPIYRLAMRMFAHPEDAADATQEALIRIVTHLASFEGRSKVTTWAHTVASRHFLRMRTQRLEPTVAGPEEFGDWIDRHRSEPSAETASLVEFDELCGDVRIACTYGMLLCLSRPVRLAYLLGDVIGLTDVEGAEACETTPAAFRQRLARARRTMRSIMAQRCGLIRSENPCRCSHLVDASIEAGILDPAQPLHAHHAGAGASIDHGVIMAAAAELDLAEAIAEVYRTDPEWTGPDRIMSTIRASLPTLLQT, from the coding sequence GTGCCTGAACCCGATCCCCTTGCGGCGCTCGCTCACCAAGCGGTCTCGGGCGACGCTGCTGCACTCGATGCTCTCTGCCGGGAGCTGCAGGATCCGATCTACCGGTTGGCGATGCGGATGTTCGCTCATCCCGAGGATGCGGCCGACGCAACGCAGGAGGCGCTGATCCGCATCGTCACCCATCTGGCTTCGTTCGAGGGGCGATCGAAAGTCACCACGTGGGCCCACACCGTTGCGTCGCGCCACTTCCTCAGGATGAGGACCCAGCGGCTCGAGCCCACCGTCGCAGGGCCGGAGGAGTTCGGCGACTGGATCGACCGGCATCGCTCGGAGCCGTCGGCGGAGACGGCGTCCCTGGTGGAGTTCGACGAGTTGTGTGGCGACGTTCGTATTGCGTGCACGTACGGGATGTTGTTGTGCCTCTCGCGTCCGGTACGGCTTGCGTACCTGTTGGGTGATGTCATCGGGTTGACCGACGTCGAGGGGGCGGAGGCGTGCGAGACAACGCCAGCAGCGTTCCGGCAGCGCCTGGCCCGGGCACGGCGAACGATGCGATCGATCATGGCGCAACGCTGCGGGCTGATCCGTTCCGAGAACCCGTGCCGATGTTCACACCTCGTCGACGCGAGCATCGAAGCAGGAATCCTCGATCCAGCTCAGCCCCTTCACGCCCATCACGCCGGCGCCGGTGCCTCGATCGACCATGGCGTCATCATGGCGGCAGCGGCAGAGCTGGACCTCGCTGAGGCGATCGCCGAGGTCTACCGCACCGATCCCGAGTGGACGGGACCGGACCGGATCATGTCGACGATCAGAGCCTCGCTCCCGACGCTGCTCCAGACATGA
- a CDS encoding MFS transporter produces the protein MTTEPGQPEVVDPEEASGDPRLALLLAMAMFVLVVDTSIMNVSITAVATDLDTSVSSVQSAIALEALVSAAFILINSKVGDLIGRKRAYVLGLLAYAIGASAMTLTQNIAAVVVCWAIIGGLGASLLLPAMQSLIHGNFEGAARKKTYALVGASAAVAAAIGPLLGGFVTSYLSWRVGFLLEVLVIAIVLLNIGRVADVPFTGDRRIDTVGAVLSVVGMGGVVLGILVWQEGGEFVGLLMAIGALALAGLARWLVRRKRERKVTLLDPDLFKIANFRVGALAMVFQQTALGGAMIALPLYLQVTLEYDAMKAGLSLAPLSLTMFAVAVVAGKKAGERRSSSLIRAGFGLAFVGMAAIIPVIPRGESGWALLVPLLIAGSGLGLLVSQLNNYILGPIEEERVSEAAGVNSAGQSFGLSFGLAMAGGILLATLSLSFVHMTEASDVIPPQDQERIATALEDNAQLVSTTQLEELLADEPDAIQEEIIGINSDAGNLSLQVAMLVPVLACLLGLLNSFRMMRLPDFEPSASAEGLLGG, from the coding sequence ATGACGACGGAACCCGGTCAGCCCGAGGTCGTCGACCCTGAGGAGGCCAGCGGCGACCCGCGCCTCGCCTTGTTGCTGGCGATGGCGATGTTCGTCCTCGTGGTGGACACGTCCATCATGAACGTGTCGATCACCGCCGTGGCGACTGATCTCGACACGTCGGTGAGCAGCGTCCAGTCGGCCATCGCGCTCGAGGCGCTGGTCTCGGCTGCATTCATCCTGATCAACAGCAAGGTCGGCGACCTCATCGGGCGCAAGCGCGCCTACGTGCTGGGGCTGCTGGCCTATGCGATCGGCGCATCGGCGATGACCTTGACCCAGAACATCGCTGCCGTCGTGGTCTGCTGGGCGATCATCGGTGGGCTCGGTGCCTCGCTGCTGCTGCCGGCGATGCAGTCGCTCATCCACGGCAACTTCGAGGGTGCGGCGCGCAAGAAGACGTACGCGCTCGTCGGGGCCTCGGCCGCGGTCGCCGCTGCGATCGGCCCGCTGCTCGGGGGCTTCGTCACGTCGTACCTGTCCTGGCGCGTCGGCTTCCTCCTCGAGGTCCTGGTCATCGCGATCGTGCTGCTCAACATCGGGCGCGTCGCCGACGTGCCGTTCACGGGTGACCGCAGGATCGACACGGTCGGTGCGGTGCTGTCCGTCGTCGGGATGGGTGGTGTGGTCCTCGGCATCCTGGTCTGGCAGGAAGGCGGCGAGTTCGTGGGGCTGCTGATGGCCATCGGTGCCCTTGCCCTCGCCGGGCTCGCTCGGTGGCTCGTGCGACGCAAGCGCGAGCGCAAGGTCACGCTGCTCGACCCGGACCTGTTCAAGATCGCCAACTTCCGGGTCGGTGCCCTGGCGATGGTCTTCCAGCAGACCGCCCTCGGCGGCGCGATGATCGCGCTGCCGCTCTACCTGCAGGTGACGCTCGAGTACGACGCCATGAAGGCCGGCCTGTCGCTCGCGCCGTTGTCGCTCACCATGTTCGCCGTTGCGGTGGTGGCGGGGAAGAAGGCGGGGGAGCGACGGTCGAGCAGCCTCATCCGGGCGGGGTTCGGGTTGGCGTTCGTCGGCATGGCGGCGATCATCCCGGTGATCCCCCGCGGCGAGTCCGGCTGGGCGCTCCTCGTCCCGCTGCTGATCGCCGGCAGCGGACTCGGCCTCCTGGTCTCGCAGCTCAACAACTACATCCTGGGCCCCATCGAGGAGGAGCGGGTCAGCGAGGCCGCCGGGGTCAACTCGGCCGGGCAGTCCTTCGGGCTGTCGTTCGGACTGGCGATGGCGGGTGGGATCCTGCTGGCCACGCTGTCGCTGAGCTTCGTCCACATGACCGAGGCGAGTGACGTGATCCCACCGCAGGATCAGGAGCGCATCGCCACCGCGCTCGAGGACAACGCCCAGCTCGTCAGCACCACGCAGCTCGAGGAGCTCCTCGCCGACGAGCCCGACGCGATCCAGGAGGAGATCATCGGCATCAACTCCGATGCCGGGAACCTCTCCCTCCAGGTGGCGATGCTGGTGCCGGTGCTGGCCTGCCTCCTCGGGCTCCTCAACTCGTTCCGCATGATGCGGCTGCCCGACTTCGAGCCGTCGGCCTCCGCGGAGGGGCTCCTCGGCGGCTGA
- a CDS encoding cation:proton antiporter, with protein sequence MTNGILTPSPPGSTCPPRRPLRWPRRSAPKVSPGSSIACPASSPVWPSTGCHSRGTYPCAPSGSWSCAAAPGSRSWPSCGTARPSQPPGPRTSSARATRSSWWVPPRDSEPPPSSWGSEPVVFAAGQEAAPALIELGGLLLALAVLGRLSSRVGLSPIPLYLVAGLLLGEGGVFGLSASEGFLDVAATLGVVLLLLMLGLEYSSDELVANLRTNAAAGAVDLLNVAPGVAAGLLAGWSLEEVIALGGITYVSSSGIIAKVLADLGRLGNRETPTVLSLLVIEDLVMALYLPVLVGIGLNRSAADTAATTAVAIVAVVVVLAAALRFGEPVSRVLASRSDEVLLFGIVGVGLLIAGLAELVNVSGAIGAFLVGITVSGAVARQGTELVRPLRDLFAAAFFIVFTFQIDPRDLPGVLVPALALAVASGALKVATTWWAAARAGIGPRGRLRAGTVMTARGEFSIVIAGIAVAGGARPELGTLAAAYVLLLAVAGPLATRFVEPVVERLAPRLIGIPPSGDGRASAP encoded by the coding sequence ATGACGAACGGGATCCTGACGCCGTCGCCTCCCGGGTCGACCTGTCCGCCGAGGAGGCCCTTGCGCTGGCCGAGGCGCTCGGCGCCGAAGGTGTCGCCGGGCAGCTCGATCGCCTGTCCAGCCTCATCGCCGGTCTGGCCGTCGACTGGCTGCCACTCCCGAGGGACGTACCCGTGCGCACCATCGGGCAGCTGGAGCTGCGCCGCCGCACCGGGGTCTCGGTCGTGGCCATCCTGCGGGACGGCGAGGCCCAGCCAGCCCCCGGGCCCGAGGACGAGCTCCGCCCGGGCGACACGGTCGTCATGGTGGGTACCGCCGAGGGACTCCGAGCCGCCGCCGAGCTCCTGGGGATCTGAGCCGGTGGTCTTCGCCGCCGGCCAGGAAGCCGCCCCGGCCCTCATCGAGCTCGGTGGGCTGCTGCTCGCCCTGGCTGTCCTGGGGCGGCTGTCGAGCCGCGTCGGCTTGTCCCCGATCCCCCTTTACCTCGTCGCCGGTCTGCTGCTCGGTGAGGGCGGGGTGTTCGGGTTGTCGGCCTCGGAGGGCTTCCTCGACGTCGCCGCCACGCTCGGCGTGGTGCTGCTGCTGCTGATGCTCGGGCTCGAGTACTCGAGCGACGAGCTGGTGGCGAACCTGCGCACCAATGCGGCCGCAGGTGCTGTCGACCTCCTCAACGTCGCGCCGGGGGTGGCCGCCGGGCTGCTGGCCGGCTGGTCGCTCGAAGAGGTCATCGCCCTGGGCGGTATCACCTACGTGTCCTCGTCCGGGATCATCGCCAAGGTGCTTGCCGATCTCGGGCGCTTGGGGAACCGGGAGACCCCGACCGTCCTGTCGCTGCTGGTGATCGAGGACCTCGTGATGGCGCTCTACCTGCCCGTGCTGGTCGGGATCGGCCTGAACCGATCGGCGGCCGACACCGCGGCGACCACAGCGGTCGCCATCGTCGCCGTGGTCGTCGTGCTGGCGGCCGCCTTGCGCTTCGGCGAGCCGGTCAGCCGGGTCCTGGCCAGCCGTTCCGACGAGGTCCTGCTGTTCGGGATCGTGGGTGTGGGACTGCTGATCGCCGGCCTCGCCGAGCTGGTGAACGTGTCGGGCGCCATCGGCGCGTTCCTGGTGGGCATCACCGTGTCCGGGGCGGTGGCACGTCAGGGCACCGAGCTGGTGCGGCCGTTGCGCGACCTGTTCGCGGCAGCCTTCTTCATCGTGTTCACCTTCCAGATCGACCCGCGGGACCTGCCCGGCGTCCTGGTCCCGGCACTGGCCTTGGCCGTTGCCTCTGGCGCGCTGAAGGTGGCGACGACCTGGTGGGCCGCGGCGCGCGCCGGCATCGGCCCCCGAGGTCGCCTTCGCGCCGGCACCGTGATGACCGCCCGAGGTGAGTTCTCCATCGTGATCGCCGGCATCGCAGTTGCTGGCGGCGCCCGACCCGAGCTGGGCACGCTGGCCGCCGCCTACGTGCTCCTGCTCGCCGTCGCAGGTCCCCTGGCGACCCGATTCGTCGAGCCGGTGGTCGAGCGGTTGGCCCCGCGCCTCATCGGGATCCCGCCCTCGGGCGACGGGAGAGCCAGCGCGCCGTGA
- a CDS encoding methylglyoxal synthase has translation MSGNTRVGCRCWQAEAGRRGPGCPRGVRRTPLHRGGRSPTSGRSATAPTGSSSCCPARSRVPPNRGTQRPDGWGSESRVPAQVTPDRRSAAAAPRTSSERALGPACGRVPLGRGEVAWLADHAASADAAAPDALRQHGETRPCSTREVAVSWHRRILRASARPIIVTPVGPIHERCPSRWNGRCRRSVAGATSRRTTCASGARRSCRRAFPPGPPSVHRATVGSLSVDGRATADHGKVIVLPHANRRQIALVAHDNKKADLVEWAAFNREVLRHHELVATGTTGRLLQAEVGLEVTRLQSGPLGGDQQLGALITAGHVDLLLFFWDPLEPQPHDPDVRALLRIAVVWNTPTACNRATADYLISSPLFSDRHYPRPVREAG, from the coding sequence GGTCCGCCGGACACCGCTCCACCGAGGTGGACGGTCACCAACATCAGGGCGATCCGCGACAGCACCGACGGGATCCTCGAGCTGCTGTCCGGCAAGGAGCAGGGTGCCGCCGAACCGGGGGACGCAGCGACCTGATGGGTGGGGCAGCGAGAGCCGGGTACCTGCCCAGGTCACGCCTGACCGTCGGTCGGCGGCGGCCGCACCCAGGACATCGTCGGAGCGCGCTCTCGGCCCGGCATGCGGACGGGTGCCACTCGGGCGGGGCGAGGTCGCCTGGTTGGCCGATCACGCAGCATCCGCCGACGCCGCTGCGCCCGACGCTCTGCGCCAGCATGGTGAGACACGCCCGTGCTCCACGCGCGAGGTGGCGGTCAGCTGGCATCGACGCATCCTGCGTGCATCCGCACGGCCGATCATCGTGACGCCGGTGGGGCCAATCCACGAACGGTGCCCGAGCCGATGGAACGGCCGCTGTCGTCGCAGCGTCGCCGGGGCGACATCGCGGCGAACGACGTGTGCCTCCGGCGCTCGCCGCAGCTGTCGCCGTGCGTTCCCCCCGGGTCCTCCCTCGGTTCACCGTGCGACCGTAGGGTCGCTGAGTGTCGATGGCCGCGCCACGGCAGACCACGGGAAGGTGATCGTGTTGCCTCACGCCAACCGACGACAGATCGCTCTCGTCGCCCATGACAACAAGAAGGCTGACCTCGTGGAGTGGGCCGCGTTCAACCGGGAGGTGCTGCGGCACCACGAGCTCGTCGCCACCGGCACCACGGGCCGGCTCCTTCAGGCCGAGGTCGGGCTCGAGGTCACCCGGCTGCAGAGCGGCCCGCTCGGCGGTGACCAGCAGCTCGGTGCACTCATCACGGCAGGGCACGTGGACCTCCTGCTGTTCTTCTGGGACCCGCTCGAGCCGCAGCCTCACGACCCGGACGTCCGAGCGCTGCTCCGGATCGCGGTGGTGTGGAACACGCCGACGGCCTGCAACCGCGCGACCGCCGACTACCTCATCTCGTCGCCGCTGTTCTCCGACCGTCACTACCCGAGGCCGGTGCGCGAGGCTGGGTGA
- a CDS encoding DNA alkylation repair protein, translating into MTVLEFARDLDGLLSGAARIQTKEWWERYLKGEAAFRGVKMADTRRIVNELVVRHRLDTDDAAMMLEHAQACFGQAWSEDKLAGVLLLAEHGLSSLTIDHVDDLAAPLARGHLADWNTVDWYCVKTLALFLVAGDDVEGRCRSLARWVHAGPLWQRRAGAVAFVNHAATQPELFDGFTDMLLTIAEVNAGDPTRWSQTSVGWLLRELASRSPREVLAFTDAHPELSSEARDNALKHLRGRSGTRH; encoded by the coding sequence ATGACGGTCCTGGAGTTCGCTCGCGACCTCGACGGACTGCTCTCGGGCGCTGCTCGCATCCAGACCAAGGAGTGGTGGGAGCGGTATCTGAAGGGCGAAGCTGCGTTTCGGGGCGTCAAGATGGCCGACACGAGGCGAATCGTGAACGAGCTCGTCGTGCGTCACCGCCTCGACACCGACGATGCCGCGATGATGCTCGAGCACGCCCAGGCGTGTTTCGGGCAAGCCTGGTCGGAAGACAAGCTGGCCGGGGTACTGCTCCTCGCGGAACACGGTCTCTCCAGCCTCACGATCGACCATGTCGACGACCTTGCCGCACCCCTCGCAAGGGGTCACCTCGCCGACTGGAACACCGTCGACTGGTATTGCGTCAAGACCCTCGCACTCTTCCTCGTCGCCGGTGACGACGTCGAAGGCCGCTGTCGCAGCCTGGCGCGGTGGGTCCACGCCGGCCCGCTGTGGCAACGACGCGCCGGCGCGGTTGCTTTCGTCAACCATGCGGCGACACAGCCCGAGCTGTTCGACGGGTTCACCGACATGCTCTTGACGATCGCAGAGGTCAATGCCGGCGACCCCACACGATGGAGCCAGACGAGCGTGGGCTGGCTACTTCGTGAGCTGGCGAGCCGGTCCCCCCGTGAGGTGTTGGCCTTCACCGACGCGCACCCCGAACTCAGCAGCGAAGCGCGTGACAACGCGCTGAAACACCTTCGAGGCCGATCCGGCACACGCCACTGA
- a CDS encoding NAD(P)-dependent alcohol dehydrogenase, with product MRAIVYRQYGTPDVLHLEEVETPTVGDDEVLVRVEAASVNSWDWDLLRGTPFLARLPALTKPSHPVLGSDVAGRVEVVGRNVIRLRPGDEVFGDLSGCGFGAFAEYARAAPDALAPMPAGLSFQQAAAAPQAGLLALAGLRFRGSVRPGDRVLVNGAGGGVGTIAVQIAKSLGAEVTGVDVAAKLDVVRSVGADHAIDYQREDFTRAGVRYDRIVDVAAHRSPLDYRRALSPTGVYAGIGGSPARVLEAASLGLWLRVTERRRMGLVLYAKPTLPDLMDLRQLLEDGTVVPVIDRTFPLAETADALRCFGAGRFAGKIVIDCT from the coding sequence GTGAGGGCGATCGTCTACCGCCAGTACGGCACACCCGACGTGCTGCACCTCGAGGAGGTCGAGACGCCGACCGTCGGTGACGACGAGGTGCTCGTGCGGGTCGAGGCCGCCTCGGTGAACTCCTGGGACTGGGACCTGCTGCGAGGCACGCCGTTCCTCGCCCGCCTGCCCGCCCTGACCAAGCCGAGCCATCCGGTGCTCGGGAGCGACGTCGCCGGGCGGGTCGAGGTGGTCGGCAGGAACGTCATCCGCCTCCGGCCGGGCGACGAGGTGTTCGGCGACCTCTCTGGCTGCGGGTTCGGTGCGTTCGCCGAGTACGCCCGCGCCGCGCCGGACGCGCTGGCGCCGATGCCGGCCGGGCTGAGCTTCCAGCAGGCTGCCGCCGCACCGCAGGCCGGGCTGCTCGCCCTCGCCGGGCTGCGCTTCAGGGGCTCCGTCCGCCCGGGCGACCGGGTGCTCGTCAACGGCGCCGGCGGCGGCGTGGGCACGATCGCCGTCCAGATCGCGAAGTCGCTCGGCGCCGAGGTGACCGGCGTCGACGTCGCCGCGAAGCTCGACGTGGTGCGATCGGTCGGGGCCGACCACGCCATCGACTACCAGCGCGAGGACTTCACCCGCGCCGGCGTTCGCTACGACCGGATCGTCGACGTGGCGGCTCATCGCTCGCCGCTCGACTACCGGCGGGCGCTGAGCCCCACCGGCGTCTACGCCGGCATCGGCGGGTCGCCGGCGCGCGTCCTCGAAGCGGCCTCGCTCGGGCTGTGGCTCCGGGTGACCGAGCGGCGCCGGATGGGTCTGGTCCTCTACGCCAAGCCGACGCTGCCCGACCTCATGGACCTGCGCCAGCTTCTCGAGGACGGCACGGTGGTGCCGGTCATCGACCGCACGTTCCCGCTGGCCGAGACGGCCGACGCCTTGCGGTGCTTCGGCGCCGGGCGGTTCGCCGGCAAGATCGTGATCGACTGCACCTGA
- a CDS encoding SulP family inorganic anion transporter gives MASPHPAVRPPVEATAGLAVLRQYRPAWLRGDLFAGLTIGALLITQCMAYAPLAGLPPSAAFHAVLVALPVYALVGTSRHLVVGPDPGTAAVAGAGLAAVATVGSDDYLAAAAALGLMVGVVLVLAGLLRLGLVADLLSRPALIGYLTGLGVILLVGQVPKLLGIPVDAETTVAKVGEILTSLGEIDPATAAMGLGTLALILGLKYSMKGLPAAVIGVVAATVVAWVFSLDEHGIGLVGDFDADVGLPALPGIPIQDWGALVPTAIAVAVLGYADSFLTAKGVAGKQGYDLDADRELTGLGAANVAAGAFQGMPVASTGSGTAAASAAGGVTQVTFLIAAALVLAGILFLGPVIERIPSAALAAVVTSAAVGLFEIPGFRLLWRESRLEFLLALATFAAVIVFGVLAGILISIGLGLLIALVRVARPHDAILGRSADLDGWVDADDYDTTAEEGLLVYRFDAPLFFVNASRFAERVEEVLEENPGEERWVVLDFEGVGSVDTTATEVLAGLADDLRRHGVEVVGLARANGHSLDRLRRAGLLEPGGPFRVFPTINGAVRAFQDEGGGPPT, from the coding sequence ATGGCCTCGCCCCACCCCGCCGTGCGGCCGCCGGTCGAGGCCACGGCAGGCCTGGCCGTGCTCCGGCAGTACCGGCCCGCCTGGCTCCGGGGGGACCTGTTCGCCGGGCTCACCATCGGCGCGCTCCTCATCACCCAGTGCATGGCCTACGCGCCTCTCGCCGGCCTGCCGCCGAGCGCCGCCTTCCACGCCGTGCTGGTGGCCCTGCCCGTGTACGCCCTGGTCGGCACGTCCCGCCACCTCGTCGTCGGACCCGACCCGGGCACGGCGGCGGTGGCCGGCGCCGGCCTCGCTGCCGTCGCCACCGTCGGCAGCGACGACTACCTCGCAGCGGCCGCCGCCCTCGGCCTCATGGTCGGGGTCGTGCTCGTGCTCGCCGGCCTGCTCAGGCTCGGCCTCGTGGCCGACCTCCTCTCCCGTCCGGCCCTCATCGGCTACCTGACGGGGCTCGGCGTCATCCTCCTCGTCGGTCAGGTCCCCAAGCTGCTCGGCATCCCGGTGGACGCCGAGACCACGGTGGCCAAGGTGGGTGAGATCCTCACGAGCCTCGGCGAGATCGACCCGGCCACGGCGGCCATGGGGCTCGGGACCCTCGCCCTCATCCTCGGCCTGAAGTACTCGATGAAGGGGCTGCCGGCCGCCGTGATCGGCGTGGTGGCCGCGACCGTGGTCGCCTGGGTGTTCTCGCTGGACGAGCACGGCATCGGCCTCGTCGGCGACTTCGACGCCGACGTGGGCCTGCCGGCCCTTCCCGGGATCCCGATCCAGGACTGGGGCGCCCTCGTGCCGACGGCCATCGCCGTGGCCGTGCTCGGGTACGCCGACAGCTTCCTCACCGCCAAGGGCGTGGCCGGCAAGCAGGGCTACGACCTCGACGCCGACCGGGAGCTCACGGGGCTCGGCGCCGCCAACGTGGCCGCCGGGGCCTTCCAGGGGATGCCGGTCGCCTCCACCGGCAGCGGCACGGCCGCAGCGTCGGCCGCTGGGGGCGTCACCCAGGTCACCTTCCTCATCGCCGCCGCCTTGGTGCTGGCCGGCATCCTGTTCCTCGGCCCGGTGATCGAGCGCATCCCGTCGGCGGCCCTGGCCGCCGTCGTCACCAGCGCGGCCGTCGGCCTGTTCGAGATCCCTGGCTTCCGCCTGCTCTGGCGGGAGAGCCGCCTCGAGTTCCTCCTGGCCCTGGCCACCTTCGCCGCCGTCATCGTCTTCGGCGTGCTCGCCGGCATCCTCATCTCCATCGGCCTCGGCCTGCTCATCGCCCTGGTCCGGGTGGCCCGCCCCCACGACGCCATCCTCGGCCGCTCGGCCGACCTGGACGGCTGGGTGGACGCCGACGACTACGACACCACCGCCGAGGAAGGCCTGCTCGTCTACCGCTTCGACGCCCCGCTGTTCTTCGTCAACGCTTCTCGGTTCGCCGAGCGGGTGGAGGAGGTGCTCGAGGAGAACCCGGGCGAGGAGCGGTGGGTCGTGCTCGACTTCGAGGGGGTGGGGTCGGTCGACACCACCGCCACCGAGGTGCTGGCCGGGCTGGCCGACGACCTGCGCCGCCACGGGGTGGAGGTGGTGGGCCTGGCCCGGGCCAACGGCCACTCCCTCGACCGCCTTCGGCGGGCCGGGCTGCTCGAGCCCGGCGGCCCGTTCCGGGTTTTCCCGACGATCAACGGGGCCGTGCGGGCCTTCCAGGACGAGGGTGGCGGCCCGCCGACCTGA
- a CDS encoding VOC family protein — protein sequence MRLGYVIIYVPDVEEAVDFYERAFGISRAFVHESGDFAQMATGDTALAFTSHRLGETAVPIAYTKLEREDPPPGFEFTLLDPDVATAYQRAVDAGAEAVAAPHATPWGQTVSYVRDPYGVLIGIASPMG from the coding sequence GTGCGTCTTGGCTATGTGATCATCTACGTGCCCGACGTCGAGGAGGCCGTCGACTTCTACGAACGGGCCTTCGGGATCTCCCGCGCGTTCGTCCACGAGTCCGGCGATTTCGCCCAGATGGCGACCGGGGACACGGCGCTGGCGTTCACCAGTCACCGACTCGGCGAGACCGCGGTACCGATCGCGTACACCAAGCTCGAGCGAGAGGACCCTCCCCCAGGATTCGAGTTCACCCTGCTCGACCCCGATGTCGCCACGGCATACCAGCGAGCCGTCGACGCTGGCGCCGAGGCGGTCGCTGCTCCCCACGCCACACCCTGGGGACAGACCGTTTCGTACGTTCGCGACCCCTACGGAGTCCTGATCGGTATCGCCTCCCCCATGGGCTGA
- the heR gene encoding heliorhodopsin HeR — translation MTSVADPSPDTGRLANLRTWNIGVGLVHLGQAALILLLSNSFAIPVVAPVQTGPPGTPLTVEKTLFEVRFSWAIAAFLLLAAVDHLLMASPAVVGWYERNLQRNINYARWVEYSISASVMIVLIAMLPGITNVYALIGLFSVNAAMILFGLLMERVNQNRDDVTWWPFAFGCVAGVVPWLCITIALVLATTEAEGVPGFVYGIFVSLLVLFNCFALNQWLQYRRRGRFAAYLYGEKAYLVLSLVAKSALAWQVFAGTLS, via the coding sequence GTGACCTCGGTCGCGGATCCCTCACCAGACACCGGGCGGCTGGCGAACCTGCGGACCTGGAACATCGGCGTCGGGCTCGTGCATCTCGGGCAAGCAGCACTGATCCTGCTCCTCAGCAACAGCTTCGCGATCCCTGTCGTCGCCCCCGTCCAGACAGGTCCGCCCGGCACCCCTCTCACCGTCGAGAAGACCCTCTTCGAGGTCCGCTTCTCCTGGGCCATCGCCGCGTTTCTCCTGCTCGCCGCCGTCGACCATCTCCTCATGGCAAGCCCAGCCGTCGTCGGGTGGTACGAGCGCAACCTCCAGCGCAACATCAACTACGCACGGTGGGTCGAGTACTCGATCAGTGCCTCCGTGATGATCGTCCTGATCGCCATGCTCCCCGGCATCACGAACGTCTACGCGCTCATCGGCCTGTTCTCCGTGAACGCGGCGATGATCCTGTTCGGCCTGCTCATGGAGCGGGTCAACCAGAACCGGGACGACGTCACCTGGTGGCCGTTCGCCTTCGGCTGCGTCGCCGGCGTCGTTCCCTGGCTCTGCATCACGATCGCTCTCGTCCTGGCGACAACGGAGGCCGAAGGCGTACCCGGCTTCGTGTACGGGATCTTCGTGTCGCTCTTGGTGCTGTTCAACTGCTTCGCACTGAACCAGTGGCTGCAGTACCGCCGACGCGGACGCTTCGCCGCCTACCTCTACGGGGAGAAGGCGTACCTCGTGTTGAGCTTGGTCGCGAAGAGCGCACTGGCGTGGCAGGTCTTCGCCGGCACCTTGAGCTGA